The Agrococcus sp. ProA11 genomic sequence AGCCGCCGTTCGGCATCGGCCAGGTCGGCAAGGCGTTCCGCAACGAGATCACGCCCGGCAACTTCATCTTCCGGACGCGCGAGTTCGAGCAGATGGAGATCGAGTTCTTCACGCACCCCGACGAGGCTGGTGAGTGGTTCGACACCTGGGTCGAGGCGTGCTGGGCCTGGTTCCTCGACCTCGGCATCGACGAGGGCAACATGCGTCGCTTCGACGTGCCGGATGAGGAGCGCGCGCACTACTCGGCGGGCACGATCGACTTCGAGTACCGATTCGGCTTCCAGGGCTCCGAGTGGGGCGAGCTCATGGGCGTCGCGAACCGCACGGACTTCGACCTCTCGTCGCACTCCAGCGCCTCCGGCAAGGACCTCGTCTACTTCGACCAGGCCTCCGGCACCAAGTACACGCCCTACGTGATCGAGCCGTCGTTCGGCCTCACGCGCAGCATGATGGCCTTCCTCGTGGACGCCTACGACGAGGAGGAGGTGCCGAACGCCAAGGGCGGCACCGACACCCGCACCGTGCTCCACCTCGATGCGCGGCTGGCGCCCGTCAAGGTCGCCGTGCTGCCGCTGAGCCGCAACGAGCAGCTCTCGCCGCTCGCCCGCGGCATCGCCGACCGCCTCCGCAAGCTCTGGGCGATCGAGTTCGATGACGCCGGCGCCATCGGCCGTCGCTACCGTCGCCAGGATGAGGTGGGCACGCCGTACTGCGTCACCGTCGACTTCGACTCGCTCGAGGACGGTGCCGTGACGGTGCGCGAGCGCGACTCGATGCAGCAGACGCGAGTGAAGGTCGACGAGCTCGAGGCGCACCTGGCGCAGGGACTCATCGGAGCTTGAATGGGGAGAGCGTGAGCATGGCGACGAGCACGAGGCCGGCGCTGTCGATCGGGCCCATCGCCCTGGACACGCCGGTCGTGCTCGCGCCCATGGCGGGCATCACCAACACGGCATTCCGGAGGTTGTGCCGCGAGTACGGCGCGGGGCTCTACGTGAGCGAGATGATCACCACGCGCGCGCTGGTCGAGCGCACCCCGGAGACGATGCGGCTCATCAGCCACCACCCGTCCGAGACGCTGCGCTCCGTGCAGCTCTACGGCGTCGACCCGAAGACGGTCGAGCAGGCGGTGGCGATCCTCGTCGATGAGAACCGGGCCGATCACATCGACCTGAACTTCGGCTGCCCCGTGCCGAAGGTGACGCGCCGCGGCGGTGGTTCGGCGCTGCCGTGGAAGCGCGACCTGTTCGCGGCCATCGTGCAGCGCGCCGTGCGGCGGGCGGGCGACATCCCCGTCACCGTCAAGATGCGCAAGGGCATCGATGACGAGCACCTGACCTATCTCGATGCGGGCCGCATCGCCGAGGATGCCGGTGTCGCCGCCGTAGCCCTCCACGGGCGCACGGCGGCGCAGCACTACTCCGGGCTGGCCGACTGGGATGCGATCGCGCAGCTCAAGCAGCGCGTCACCTCGGTGCCGGTGCTCGGCAACGGCGACATCTGGCAGGCGGAGGATGCGCTGCGGATGCTGGAGCAGACGGGCGCCGACGGCGTGGTCGTCGGCCGCGGCTGCCTCGGGCGCCCCTGGCTGTTCGGCGACCTCGCTGCCGCGTTCGCCGGCAGCGACGAGCGCCACCGGCCGGATCTCGGTCAGGTGGCCGATGCGTTCCGGCGCCACGCCGAGTTGCTGGTCGAGTTCTTCGACGAGGAGGACCGCGCCTGCCGCGACATCCGCAAGCACGTCGCCTGGTACTTCAAGGGGTACCCGATCGGCGGCGACGCACGCCGCGCCCTCGCGGTCGTCGAGTCGCTCGCGCAGCTCGACGACCTGCTGGGTGCGCTCGACCGCTCCTCGCCGTACAACGCCGAGGGCGTCGAGGGTCAGCGGGGCCGCGCCGGCAGCCCACGCAAGCCCGCGCTGCCGGACGGCTGGCTCGACAGCCCCGAGCTCAGCCCGTCGCAGCGCGAGGCGCTCATCGAGGATGAGAGCGATACCCGTGGCGGTTGACGCGCGCGGCTACAGCGAGCACGACGCCGAGCGTCGGCTGCCCGAGGTGCACCGCTCCGCTCGCACCGACTTCGCGCGCGACCGCGCCCGGCTGCTGCACTCGAGCGCGTTCCGGCGGTTGGGTCAGAAGACCCAGGTGCTCTCGCCGACGATGGGCTTCGACGACTCCCGCACCCGCCTGACGCACTCGCTCGAGGTCGCCCAGATCGGCCGGGAGCTCGCCGTCGAACTCGATCTCGACCCGGATGTCGTCGACACCGCCTGCCTGGCCCACGACATCGGCCACCCGCCCTTCGGCCACAACGGCGAGAAGGGCCTAAACGAGTGGGCGCTCACCATCGGCGGCTTCGAGGGCAACGCGCAGACCCTGCGGGTCATCACGCGGCTGGAGCCGAAGGTCATCCGCGATCAGCCATACGGGCTGAACCTGACGCGCGCGAGCGTCGACGCCGCTTGCAAGTACCCGTGGCCGGCCGCGACCGACGTGCATGACGCATCCGGTCGCATCAAGTTCGGCTTCTACGAGCACGACCGCGAGGCCTTCGAGTGGATGCGGGAGGGCGCACCGGAGGGGCGGCCCAGCATCGAGGCGCAGGTCATGGACCTCGCCGACGACATCGCCTACTCGGTGCACGACTTCGAGGATGCGGTGGTGGGCGGCTACGTGGACGTCGCCAAGCTGCAGAGCCGGGTCGGCCATGATGAGCTCGTGTCGATGATGCTGTCGTGGGTGGGGCCGGAGTTCACCCGCGACGAACTGCTCGCCGCGTTCGACCGCCTCGACGACCTGGAGACCTGGCTGCGCTCGTTCGACGGCTCCCGCGCCGACCACGCGAAGCTCAAGAACCTCACGTCGAAGCTCATCGGTCGATTCGCGAACGCCGCGACCGAGCGCACGCGTCAGTCGCACGAGGGCCCGCTGGTGCGCTTCGGCGGCACCGTGCAGGTGCCGCGCGAGGTGCGCGCCGAGATCGCGGTGCTGAAGGGCACGGCGGCGAGCTTCATCCTGGCCGAGCGGCGCCAGCCCATCTATGCGAGCCAGCGCCGCGTGCTGCAGGAGCTGTGCGATGCGCTGCTGCGCATCGGCCCGACCGCCCTCGATCGCGCGTACGCGGACGATTGGGCGGCGGCACCCGATGAGGCGGCGCGCGCCCGCGTGGTGGTCGACCAGGTCTCCACCCTCACCGACCGGGGCGCGTTCACCTGGCACGAGCGCTTCGTGGGGGACTGAGACGGTGGCGGGCCGGATCCGGCGCAGCGACATCGACGAGCTGCGGTCGCGCATCTCCATCGTCGATGTCGTCGGCGAGCACGTGACGCTGAAGTCGGCGGGCGTCGGCAGCATGAAGGGCCTGTGCCCGTTCCACGACGAGCGCACGGCCTCGTTCCACGTGCGGCCGGCGGTCGGTCGGTACCACTGCTTCGGCTGCGGCGAGGATGGCGACGCCTTCCAGTTCGTGATGGCCATGGATCACACCTCGTTCGCCGAGACGGTCGAGCGCTTCGCATCGCAGCTCGGCTACACGCTGCACTACGAGGACGGCAAGCCGCAGGAGGAGACCAGCGGTCGCCTGCGCCTGCTGGAGGCGAGCCGAGCCGCCGAGGCCTACTTCCAGGCGCAGCTGCTCACGCCCGCGGCGCGGCTCGGGCAGCAGTTCCTGGGGGAGCGCGGCTTCGACCTCGCGGCCGCCCAGCGGTTCGGGATCGGGTTCGCACCGGCATCGTTCGACGCACTGAAACGGCACCTCAAGGGGCTCGGCTTCACGGAGGCCGAGCAGCTGGGCGCTGGCCTCCTGAGTGAGGGCCAGCGCGGCAGCTACGACCGATTCCGCGGGCGCCTCGTGTGGCCGATCCGCGACGTCGCCGGTGCCACGGTGGGCTTCGGCGCGCGTCGCCTCTCCGATGACGACAAGGGTCCGAAGTATCTGAACTCGCCCGAGACGCCGATCTTCCGCAAGAGCCAGGTGCTGTACGGCCTCGACCTCGCCAAGCGCGACATCGCCAAGGGGCACGAGGCGGTCGTGGTCGAGGGCTACACCGATGTGATGGCGTGCCACCTCGCGGGCGTGACGACCGCGGTCGCCACCTGCGGCACCTCGTTCGGGGTCGACCACATCAAGGTGCTCCGTCGCGTGCTCGGCGACGTCTCGACCTCCGACACCCGCTCGCTCGGGCGCGTCATCTTCACTTTCGACCCGGATGAGGCGGGCCAGCAGGCCGCCGCGCGCACCTTCGCCGAGGAGCAGCGCTTCGCCGCGCAGACGTTCGTGGCGGTGCCGCCCGGTGGACTCGACCCCTGCGACCTGCGGCTGGAGCGCGGCGACGACGCCGTGCGGAAGCTGGTGCAGCAGCGTCGGCCGCTGTTCGAGTTCATGCTGCGCCGCGTGGTCGCCGAGCACGATCTCGAGACCGTCGAGGGTCGCGTCGCGGCGATGCGCCGGGCCGCGCCGGTGCTGCAGTCCATCCGCGACCGGGCGCTCGCCGACGGCTACGTGCGCACCGTCGCCGGCTGGCTCGGCGTCGGGCCGGACGAGGTGCGTCGCGCCGTGCGCGACGCGGGGCCGCGGCCGCTGCCGAGCGCCGGTGGAGCGGCGCCCGAGCATCCGCCCGCCGATGTCGCGCTCAAGCAGCTCGAGCGCGACCCGGCTTCGCGCATGGAGCGCGACGCCATCGCCGCGCTGCTGCAGCAGCCTGCCGTGCTGGGCAAGGATCTCGCGGCCCGCGGCGCGTCGGCATATGTCTCGAACCCGTCGCTCGCCGTGGTGCGCGATGGTGTGCTGGCGTCGCTCGATGCCATCGAGGCATCCGACTTCTCGGAGCGGGTCGCGCACACGGTGCCGGCGGAGATCGTGCCGCTCGTGCGCGCACTGGCGATGGCGCCGATCCCGCAGTCGACGCAGGAGGGCGTGACGGCGTACGTGCGCGGCATCGTCTCGTCGCTCGTCGACCGCGACATCCTGCGCCGCAAGGCCGAGCTGCTCGGCAGCCTGCAGCGCATGGGCGCCGCAGACCCCGAGGGCGCGAAGCGGCTGCAGGAGCAGCTGGTCGACCTGGAGCGCGAGCGGCGGACGCTGCGCTCCGAGTAGGGCTCGGCTACGGCACCAGGAAGTTGATCTGCAGGTGCTCCAGGATCACGTCGTCGATGTGGTCGACCCCGCCGGCGTCCGCCGGGCACTCGGCGACGATCGAGCTGGTGGTGCCGCCGGACTGGAAGTTGCGCGCGAACCACGCCTCGGCGCTGCCGTCATCGGCGTCCTGGATGATCGAGAGCATCTCGACCTCGGCGCCCTGCGACGCTGATGCCTCCAGCGTGAAGACGTCGGGATCCCATTCCTCGGGGCTCGAATCCGACAGGATGCCCAGCGTCACGGCCGAATTCTCGGCCTCGTCCGACACATCCGAGTCCTGCCTGCCCTGGAACGCCCAGAACGTGCATCCGGTGGCCGTCTCCACGACGCTGATGGTCGGACCCGCGGGGAACGTGGAGTCGGGCTGCACCTCGAAGCCGTCGGCCGTGAGCAGGCTCGTCTCCCAGCCCGCGAGCGTGCCGGGCGGCAGCTCTGTGTTGATCGCGACGAGATCGGGGATGCCTTCGGCCGGTGCGCCCGACGGATCGGTCGTGGGCGATGGCGCTGCGGTCTCGACTGGCTCTTCGGAGACGGACGGCGAGCTCGGGTCGGCGGGCGCGCCGCTCGGCAGCGGCGGCGGGGTGATGCAGGCGCTGAGCGAGAGGGCCGCGCCGGCAGCGAGCAGGAGCAGCGGAGTCGGCGAGGTTCGGCGGTGCGGTGTCATGCGATGCTCCTGGTCGAGCGGGCGATGGGCTGTCGACGCACGCTAGCGGCCGAAACTGCACAGCGGGTGCGGATGCGCGACCTCGTGAGGCGCAGATGCTCGACACGGGCGGCGCCGCCCGATGTGGCCGCTGGCTGGGAGTGATGCTACGATTGCTGTCGCTCCTGCAGCGATCCTCGATAGCTCAATTGGCAGAGCAGCCGGCTGTTAACCGGCAGGTTGATGGTTCGAGTCCATCTCGGGGAGCGACAAGGCCCCGCGCATCGCGCGGGGCCTTCTTCGTCGAGTAGGCCCCTCCGTAGGTCGAGGAGCGCCCGCCGAAGGCGGACGCGTCACGAGACCGAAACCGGTCACGCCTCGAGGTCGTCGACCCCCGGCAGCCAGCTGATCCCCGGCACCCCCCACTTGTTGCGCTTGATGGCCTTCTGCACGCCCTTCGTGCCGAAGGCATCCAGCCGGTCGGCGTAGAGCACGCCATCCAGGTGGTCGAACTCGTGCTGCAGGATGCGCGCCAGCCACCCGGAGGTCTCGAGCTCGTAGTGCTCGCCGCGCTCATCCTGTGCCCGCAGCAGCGCCCGAGCGCTGCGCTGCAGCGCGAAGCGCTCGCCGGGGATGGAGAGGCAGCCCTCCTCGTCGTCCTCGTCGGGGATGCCCACCGGTGGCGGGCTGACCCAGAGCTCCGGGTTGACCGCGACGCCGCGCGTGCGCGTGCCATCCGCATCCGTCCAGTCGTAGAC encodes the following:
- a CDS encoding glycine--tRNA ligase; this translates as MVQNRLDAVINLAKRRGFVFQAGEIYGGSRSAWDYGPLGVALKDNIKRQWWKTFVQGRDDMVGLDSSIILPTAVWHASGHVATFTDPLVECLQCHKRHRQDHLEEAFEAKKGRAAASMEDITCPDCGTTGKWTEPQMFSGLMKTNLGPVDNEAGLHYLRPETAQGIFTNFLNVVTVSRKKPPFGIGQVGKAFRNEITPGNFIFRTREFEQMEIEFFTHPDEAGEWFDTWVEACWAWFLDLGIDEGNMRRFDVPDEERAHYSAGTIDFEYRFGFQGSEWGELMGVANRTDFDLSSHSSASGKDLVYFDQASGTKYTPYVIEPSFGLTRSMMAFLVDAYDEEEVPNAKGGTDTRTVLHLDARLAPVKVAVLPLSRNEQLSPLARGIADRLRKLWAIEFDDAGAIGRRYRRQDEVGTPYCVTVDFDSLEDGAVTVRERDSMQQTRVKVDELEAHLAQGLIGA
- the dusB gene encoding tRNA dihydrouridine synthase DusB; the encoded protein is MATSTRPALSIGPIALDTPVVLAPMAGITNTAFRRLCREYGAGLYVSEMITTRALVERTPETMRLISHHPSETLRSVQLYGVDPKTVEQAVAILVDENRADHIDLNFGCPVPKVTRRGGGSALPWKRDLFAAIVQRAVRRAGDIPVTVKMRKGIDDEHLTYLDAGRIAEDAGVAAVALHGRTAAQHYSGLADWDAIAQLKQRVTSVPVLGNGDIWQAEDALRMLEQTGADGVVVGRGCLGRPWLFGDLAAAFAGSDERHRPDLGQVADAFRRHAELLVEFFDEEDRACRDIRKHVAWYFKGYPIGGDARRALAVVESLAQLDDLLGALDRSSPYNAEGVEGQRGRAGSPRKPALPDGWLDSPELSPSQREALIEDESDTRGG
- a CDS encoding deoxyguanosinetriphosphate triphosphohydrolase translates to MRAIPVAVDARGYSEHDAERRLPEVHRSARTDFARDRARLLHSSAFRRLGQKTQVLSPTMGFDDSRTRLTHSLEVAQIGRELAVELDLDPDVVDTACLAHDIGHPPFGHNGEKGLNEWALTIGGFEGNAQTLRVITRLEPKVIRDQPYGLNLTRASVDAACKYPWPAATDVHDASGRIKFGFYEHDREAFEWMREGAPEGRPSIEAQVMDLADDIAYSVHDFEDAVVGGYVDVAKLQSRVGHDELVSMMLSWVGPEFTRDELLAAFDRLDDLETWLRSFDGSRADHAKLKNLTSKLIGRFANAATERTRQSHEGPLVRFGGTVQVPREVRAEIAVLKGTAASFILAERRQPIYASQRRVLQELCDALLRIGPTALDRAYADDWAAAPDEAARARVVVDQVSTLTDRGAFTWHERFVGD
- the dnaG gene encoding DNA primase, which translates into the protein MAGRIRRSDIDELRSRISIVDVVGEHVTLKSAGVGSMKGLCPFHDERTASFHVRPAVGRYHCFGCGEDGDAFQFVMAMDHTSFAETVERFASQLGYTLHYEDGKPQEETSGRLRLLEASRAAEAYFQAQLLTPAARLGQQFLGERGFDLAAAQRFGIGFAPASFDALKRHLKGLGFTEAEQLGAGLLSEGQRGSYDRFRGRLVWPIRDVAGATVGFGARRLSDDDKGPKYLNSPETPIFRKSQVLYGLDLAKRDIAKGHEAVVVEGYTDVMACHLAGVTTAVATCGTSFGVDHIKVLRRVLGDVSTSDTRSLGRVIFTFDPDEAGQQAAARTFAEEQRFAAQTFVAVPPGGLDPCDLRLERGDDAVRKLVQQRRPLFEFMLRRVVAEHDLETVEGRVAAMRRAAPVLQSIRDRALADGYVRTVAGWLGVGPDEVRRAVRDAGPRPLPSAGGAAPEHPPADVALKQLERDPASRMERDAIAALLQQPAVLGKDLAARGASAYVSNPSLAVVRDGVLASLDAIEASDFSERVAHTVPAEIVPLVRALAMAPIPQSTQEGVTAYVRGIVSSLVDRDILRRKAELLGSLQRMGAADPEGAKRLQEQLVDLERERRTLRSE
- the def gene encoding peptide deformylase; amino-acid sequence: MTVLPICITGEPVLHQPAAPVVDFDGDLAALVADMFTTMEAAPGVGLAAPQVGIGKRVFVYDWTDADGTRTRGVAVNPELWVSPPPVGIPDEDDEEGCLSIPGERFALQRSARALLRAQDERGEHYELETSGWLARILQHEFDHLDGVLYADRLDAFGTKGVQKAIKRNKWGVPGISWLPGVDDLEA